The Lactuca sativa cultivar Salinas chromosome 2, Lsat_Salinas_v11, whole genome shotgun sequence genome includes a window with the following:
- the LOC111912280 gene encoding protein DA1-related 2-like — protein sequence MSSSGSVNHLSQRCIYERKSWFMRWLSKLFKGGSNNRRQAATTHPPPHFIGDENMVLRAPVRSLDNRSRTDKEKEELDRAISLSLAEGLKKPNGYGWRAKNDDDLAKSVQDDLHSSHPPYVHREYQPTGYRICGGCNLDIGYGNYLGCMGTFFHPECFCCRACRYPITEHEFSLSGKDAYHKSCFKELTHPKCEVCFQFIPTNGAGLIEYRCHPFWSQKYCPVHEHDNTARCCSCERLESVNVRYISLGDGRSLCLECMESAIMDTGDCQPLYHTIRDYYEGMNMRLDQQIPMLLVERQALNEAIVGEKHGFHHMPETRGLCLSEEQTVTSIQKRPKIGGHAMIGMKTQHQKLTRKCEVTAILVLYGLPRLLTGAILAHELMHGWLRLKGYRNLNPDVEEGICQMLSYMWLESEIMPGSTSSAPSSSSSVSKKGGKSRVENKLGEFFMHQIAHDASPAYGGGFRAANAAVNTYGLRSTLDHIRLTRSFPL from the exons ATGTCTTCTTCCGGGAGCGTCAACCACCTTTCTCAGCGCTGTATTTACG AGAGGAAGTCCTGGTTTATGAGATGGCTGAGTAAGCTTTTCAAAGGTGGTTCTAATAATCGCAGGCAGGCTGCTACTACACATCCACCCCCACACTTTATAGGAGACGAAAACATGGTTTTACGTGCTCCTGTTAGATCCTTG GACAATCGCTCAAGGACTGATAAAGAGAAGGAAGAATTAGATCGAGCAATTTCACTTTCTTTAGCCGAAGGTTTAAAGAAACCAAATG GATATGGATGGCGAGCTAAAAATGACGATGATCTTGCAAAATCAGTTCAAGATGACCTTCACTCATCACATCCTCCATATGTTCATAGAGAATATCAGCCAACGGGATATAG aatatgtggTGGTTGCAACCTTGACATTGGTTATGGAAATTACTTGGGATGCATGGGAACATTTTTCCATCCTGAATGCTTTTGTTGTCGTGCTTGTCGTTACCCAATCACAGAACATGAG TTCTCTTTATCAGGGAAGGATGCATACCACAAGTCTTGTTTCAAAGAGCTTACGCATCCCAAGTGTGAAGTCTGCTTTCAATTT ATTCCCACAAATGGAGCTGGGTTGATTGAGTATCGATGCCACCCCTTCTGGTCCCAGAAATACTGTCCTGTACATGAACATGATAACACAGCAAGATGCTGTAGTTGTGAACGATTGgag TCTGTGAATGTGAGATACATATCTTTGGGAGATGGCCGGAGTTTATGTTTGGAGTGCATGGAATCTGCAATAATGGACACTGGTGATTGCCAACCACTTTACCACACAATTAGGGATTACTATGAAGGAATGAACATGAGACTTGATCAACAAATTCCCATGTTACTTGTTGAAAGACAAGCCCTTAATGAAGCCATTGTTGGGgaaaaacat GGCTTCCATCATATGCCTGAAACAAGAGGCCTTTGTCTTTCCGAGGAGCAAACTGTTACAAGT ATACAGAAAAGGCCGAAAATTGGGGGTCATGCGATGATAGGAATGAAAACTCAACATCAGAAATTGACTCGAAAATGTGAAGTAACAGCGATTCTTGTTCTTTATGGTCTCCCGAG ATTACTAACCGGTGCGATTCTTGCTCACGAGTTGATGCACGGCTGGTTACGTCTTAAAG GGTATAGGAACCTTAATCCGGATGTAGAAGAAGGTATCTGTCAGATGCTTTCGTATATGTGGCTTGAATCGGAGATTATGCCCGGATCGACTTCATCAGCTCCGTCGTCATCTTCTTCGGTTTCAAAGAAAGGTGGGAAATCTAGGGTTGAGAATAAATTGGGTGAATTTTTTATGCATCAGATTGCCCATGATGCTTCGCCGGCATACGGAGGAGGATTTAGGGCTGCTAATGCCGCCGTGAATACATATGGCCTCCGTAGTACGCTTGATCACATTCGGCTAACCAGAAGCTTTCCCCTGTGA
- the LOC111912279 gene encoding ras-related protein Rab2BV, with protein MAYKVDHEYDYLFKIVLIGDSGVGKSNILSRFTRNEFCLESKSTIGVEFATRTLQVEGKTVKAQIWDTAGQERYRAITSAYYRGAVGALLVYDITKKQSFDNVLRWLRELREHADSNIVLMLAGNKSDLNHLRAVSETDAQQLAEKEELAFLETSALDANNVEKAFQTILLDIYHIVSKKALAAQEAAASIPTKGTTIKVENGVKDSKGNCCSN; from the exons ATGGCGTATAAGGTGGATCACGAGTATGATTACTTATTCAAGATTGTCTTAATCGGGGATTCGGGTGTCGGAAAATCAAACATACTTTCTAGATTCACCCGGAATGAGTTCTGTTTGGAATCTAAATCCACCATTGGTGTTGAATTCGCTACCAGGACTCTTCAG GTGGAGGGGAAGACAGTGAAGGCACAAATATGGGACACAGCAGGTCAAGAGAGGTATCGAGCAATCACAAGTGCTTATTACAGAGGAGCAGTAGGTGCTCTTTTGGTTTACGACATTACAAAAAAACAATCATTTGACAACGTTTTAAGGTGGCTTCGTGAGCTTAGGGAACATGCAGATTCCAACATCGTCCTCATGTTAGCTGGAAACAAATCCGATTTAAACCATCTTAGAGCTGTTTCAGAAACCGATGCTCAACAGTTGGCAGAAAAAGAAGAGCTGGCATTCCTAGAAACTTCTGCACTTGATGCAAATAATGTCGAGAAGGCTTTCCAAACAATTTTACTTGATATTTATCATATAGTAAGCAAGAAAGCCTTGGCTGCTCAGGAAGCAGCTGCTTCTATTCCTACGAAAGGTACTACCATTAAGGTTGAGAATGGCGTGAAAGATTCAAAGGGGAATTGTTGTTCTAATTAA